The genomic stretch GGGTTTGTGGAATGGTATGCAGAAGAGCCGGAGAGACTTCTGTAATACGATGTTCTCTTAATCTTTACTAAAGGAGCAGGCAGACTTGCTATTAAGACTAATTAAATGTCAGGTTTGTACAGGAAAAAAACTATGTTTAATAGTGGACAAGCTTCGTGGGGTCAATTGAATACGATATCAGGGTTTTTAGGGCAAATTGGCGGATGGGACATCAAAGATAATCAGATGGCGCATATAGTTTCCATGTGGGAAGATGCCAATTCTTATCACTATTTTATGAATAATATGCATGATGAAATATATCAAAATATACCTCAATCTCCATCTATACAACACATAGAAGAGGGAACCTTTGCTATATCTCTTCCGTTTCCAGAAGTTAAAGAAACAGCTGATTACTTTACAGACAGCAGCTGTATTCGAATTGAGCAGTTTCTATTTAACAGGCTGCAGAAGTTCCATTTCACACAAGTGTTGCTACCGGGGATGTTATCAGCCGGAAATGTGGGGAGAACGCTTTTTGGAGAATCATACAAACAAGAAAACTTATTTTTAACAGTAACTGGTTGGGATAGTCTTGAAAAGGATGAATGCTATCCAGAAAATAGGTTTCCGGAATTATTCCAAGCAGCAGACATTCATACATATGCAGATTTGGCAGAGGGTTTCAGCTTTGTTGTCGAGAAGAATTGGATCGTGCGAAAAACTAGTACATGTTAGGCAGAAAAAGGGCAAACATTATAGCTTATCTTCTTCTGCTAAGGTTATTTCTTTTAGTATCCCGTAGGATTGTAAACTATTGGGATTCATGCTTAATAAATCATAGAACTGTCACCTATGTTTTACCCTTTAAGTATAAAACCTTGCTTCTCTTCTCATAATGAAATGATGGAATATTTTACGATGAGAAGAGGAGCAAGGATAATGGCTAAACAAGTGGAATGGGATAAAGTTAGGGCATTATTTAATTTAGATAGAGAGTACATACATATTGGTACGTCACAATATTTTGTATCACATCCGAAGCACATTCGGGACGCA from Terribacillus sp. DMT04 encodes the following:
- a CDS encoding DUF4937 domain-containing protein, translated to MFNSGQASWGQLNTISGFLGQIGGWDIKDNQMAHIVSMWEDANSYHYFMNNMHDEIYQNIPQSPSIQHIEEGTFAISLPFPEVKETADYFTDSSCIRIEQFLFNRLQKFHFTQVLLPGMLSAGNVGRTLFGESYKQENLFLTVTGWDSLEKDECYPENRFPELFQAADIHTYADLAEGFSFVVEKNWIVRKTSTC